From the genome of Asterias amurensis chromosome 17, ASM3211899v1, one region includes:
- the LOC139949422 gene encoding uncharacterized protein, translating to MASNITVQSVLEEISQDHLECPICSGRFKQPKLLECSHSFCIECLQQLRQNSQSTTRLSCPVCRQETLLKENGIDGLKTDFKTMSLIEAIETKETRLKQQQEKQVPSQEFVSKCSKHTGKDLIMYCETCKKLICTTCIAKDHRTHPVIELSEASDKSKQHASELLAEVRQSITTFTIAIQDIDTSHNKLDSMFAATKEKISKKADEEIAKVAARIREEKQKLMQEAEQIYKDRVKTMETARATNSKEINKAEHKQDEVNQLMDQQIKIVHHIKQLLQDLKEYREKKSTKVPDGLTYMDFKEGQNSLGRLVLKDEQQVESATSAQARKPTFQSMKHFKKDKWTLKTEMKKYKNMKQKMATINAEDVAAYSNRDIVVALWNKTSLIKIPAESNPQSYVVSQELPIQGITRLRSMTVNKNDELIVLDKETVKIFNRNYQLLHQFNPGSKPSCIAVDDNNLIAVGYEDKAEISLHKPDGSLIRTLSAPGIDENLTTHKQRLIYTNWKSRRLVSVTYNREMVFSVDIDQSGRPHGVCCDKYGSIDVAVQRGPYSSLGEIHHYSPDGKYIGCIIKDCAFPSGLTFTPAGDLVVATDYSVQIYQHE from the coding sequence ATGGCATCCAATATAACAGTTCAGTCAGTGCTAGAAGAGATAAGTCAGGATCATCTTGAATGTCCAATTTGCAGTGGACGCTTCAAGCAACCCAAACTACTGGAGTGTTCTCATTCATTTTGTATTGAATGCCTTCAACAACTCAGACAGAATAGTCAAAGTACTACAAGGCTTTCATGTCCAGTGTGTAGACAAGAAactcttttaaaagaaaatggcaTTGATGGTCTGAAAACAGACTTTAAAACCATGTCATTGATAGAAGCAATTGAAACAAAGGAAACCCGACTGAAACAGCAGCAAGAAAAACAAGTACCCAGTCAGGAGTTTGTTTCCAAGTGTAGCAAGCATACTGGCAAGGATCTTATCATGTACTGTGAAACATGCAAGAAACTGATATGTACAACTTGCATTGCTAAAGACCACAGAACACACCCTGTAATAGAACTGAGTGAAGCTTCagacaaaagtaaacaacatgCGTCAGAACTTCTAGCAGAAGTAAGACAGAGCATCACGACCTTCACCATTGCCATTCAAGACATAGACACGTCTCATAACAAACTAGACTCTATGTTTGCTGCCACCAAAGAGAAAATCTCCAAGAAGGCTGATGAGGAGATTGCCAAGGTGGCTGCCAGGATCAGAGAGGAGAAGCAGAAACTGATGCAAGAGGCAGAACAGATTTATAAAGACAGAGTCAagacaatggaaactgcacgAGCTACAAACAGCAAAGAGATAAACAAAGCAGAGCACAAGCAGGATGAGGTAAATCAACTCATGGATCAACAGATCAAGATTGTACATCACATAAAACAACTCTTACAAGACCTCAAAGAATACAGAGAGAAGAAATCAACAAAAGTACCAGATGGGTTGACTTATATGGACTTTAAAGAAGGCCAGAACTCACTAGGGAGACTGGTGCTGAAAGATGAACAACAAGTAGAATCAGCAACTTCTGCTCAGGCTAGAAAGCCAACATTTCAATCCATGAAACACTTCAAAAAAGATAAATGgacattaaaaacagaaatgaaaaaatacAAGAACATGAAACAAAAGATGGCGACGATTAATGCAGAGGATGTTGCTGCATACTCTAATAGAGATATTGTTGTGGCACTTTGGAATAAAACCAGCTTGATTAAAATACCAGCAGAGAGCAACCCTCAATCCTATGTTGTCTCACAAGAACTACCAATCCAAGGTATTACCAGATTACGCAGTATGACTGTGAATAAGAATGATGAGCTCATTGTTCTAGATAAAGAAACAGTCAAGATCTTCAACAGGAATTATCAGCTCCTCCATCAGTTCAATCCAGGCAGTAAACCATCATGTATTGCAGTGGATGACAACAATCTGATAGCAGTGGGTTATGAAGACAAGGCAGAGATCTCTCTACACAAACCAGATGGATCCCTCATCAGAACACTGTCTGCTCCAGGGATTGATGAAAACTTGACTACCCACAAACAAAGACTCATCTACACCAACTGGAAAAGCAGAAGGTTAGTATCAGTAACCTACAATCGTGAAATGGTATTCTCAGTAGATATCGATCAGTCTGGGAGGCCTCATGGTGTGTGTTGTGACAAGTATGGGAGCATCGATGTTGCTGTACAGAGAGGACCATACTCATCACTAGGTGAGATCCATCATTACAGTCCTGATGGCAAGTACATTGGATGTATCATCAAGGATTGTGCTTTTCCCTCTGGTCTCACATTCACACCAGCTGGTGATCTGGTTGTGGCTACAGACTATTCAGTTCAAATCTATCAGCATGAGTAA